In Quercus robur chromosome 10, dhQueRobu3.1, whole genome shotgun sequence, a genomic segment contains:
- the LOC126702045 gene encoding uncharacterized protein LOC126702045 isoform X1, with protein sequence MGEILLQKPGREKYTRRKKVHVFLKKRKKRKEKKGRNGGGLGYLSTASLLVYKQAKPQTSNTHSALCFLSLSFIVVHLFCLRCSVSIRSSLRAWVAPFLSDPLFAKQITKLAMSNFGFSTPKSSSSSSASSSSPPSSSTFSLPLSDEDSLPYQKFACILVRGSRMVLEWYVFNISDDVEHNQAPPPPGPSPFLQAVFHPNSHEQPHIKPAVIVPPGMKCSVLGSNNTLYHIAGRSFCASGRDDLVSRFDLTNTKKSRQEFLPPMPNGILSSHALFLGNKLYCLGGYEENKPWAMAYDLSLDRWDSLVDPPDRPKNIDNSFSVALEVPTPTIVVGSTLQPSPLQIYDVHTKCWRRHEFINKDGFYLFPRGQPVAVDSKFYWYEFNYQCLAAFDVVTNEWSLAYVPIHDSHECLLDGEIDSPPRLAHLAGDDFCLFWGSPCQHYEPGAPLDRVTSRLHCLKFRISKVHPKQGSTFRLDASILSCQSYVVPDVKLFFDGFVGDGHLDLGYNCLEV encoded by the exons ATGGGAGAGATATTACTACAAAAACCTGGTCGGGAAAAGTACACGCGTAGAAAAAAAGTACacgtgtttctcaaaaaaagaaaaaaaagaaaagaaaagaaaggtagaAACGGCGGTGGGTTAGGGTATTTATCCACCGCCTCCCTCCTAGTATATAAACAAGCAAAACCACAAACAAGCAATACGCACTCTGCTCtctgctttctctctctctctttcatagTCGTCCATTTGTTTTGCTTGCGTTGCTCCGTTTCTATCCGATCCTCTCTTCGCGCTTGGGTTGCTCCGTTTCTATCCGATCCTCTCTTCGCAAAGCAAATTACaa AGTTGGCCATGTCGAATTTCGGATTTTCAACACCGAAATCATCGTCCTCTTCGTCTGCATCTTCGTCGTCTCCACCTTCTTCATCTACATTCTCACTACCATTGAGTGATGAAGATTCTCTTCCGTACCAGAAATTTGCTTGTATTCTCGTACGAGGTTCTCGTATGGTTTTGGAGTGGTATGTCTTTAACATCTCCGACGATGTTGAGCACAATCAGGCTCCTCCTCCCCCTGGTCCTAGTCCATTTCTACAAGCAGTATTTCATCCAAACTCCCACGAGCAGCCGCATATCAAACCCGCAGTGATTGTACCTCCAGGAATGAAGTGTTCCGTTTTAGGATCCAACAACACTTTATACCATATAGCTGGCCGCAGTTTTTGTGCTTCTGGACGCGACGATTTAGTGTCTCGCTTTGACCTTACCAATACCAAAAAATCTAGGCAAGAGTTTCTTCCTCCAATGCCTAATGGCATTTTGTCATCACATGCCCTCTTTCTTGGCAATAAGCTTTATTGCCTAGGTGGTTATGAAGAAAACAAACCTTGGGCCATGGCTTACGACTTGAGTCTTGATAGATGGGACTCTTTAGTGGATCCTCCTGACCGTCccaaaaatattgataatagtTTTTCAGTGGCTTTAGAGGTCCCAACCCCAACTATTGTGGTGGGTTCAACTTTGCAGCCTTCTCCTCTCCAAATCTATGATGTGCATACCAAGTGTTGGAGACGACATGAGTTTATAAACAAGGATGGCTTTTATCTTTTCCCTCGGGGACAACCTGTGGCTGTTGATAGCAAGTTTTATTGGTATGAATTCAACTATCAATGCCTAGCTGCATTTGATGTGGTCACAAACGAGTGGTCATTGGCCTATGTCCCTATACATGACAGTCATGAATGTCTATTGGATGGAGAGATCGATTCACCTCCGCGCTTGGCTCATCTAGCTGGTGATGATTTTTGCTTGTTTTGGGGATCCCCCTGCCAGCATTACGAACCTGGTGCCCCTCTTGACAGGGTCACATCTCGCCTTCACTGCCTGAAGTTTCGTATTTCCAAAGTTCACCCAAAGCAAGGATCAACTTTTCGCTTGGATGCCTCTATCCTGTCATGCCAATCCTACGTTGTGCCTGACGTAAAGCTCTTTTTTGATGGCTTCGTGGG GGACGGTCATTTGGATTTGGGATACAACTGCTTGGAAGTTTGA
- the LOC126704261 gene encoding wall-associated receptor kinase 1-like: MARDISAKAFKEIHSFFMVAKVKGGLNYPLVVEWELETWKTGSICVGLLVLLVGGSLAFWGLKKRKFIKLKQKFFERNGGLLLGSVKNAKTFTAEDLKKATNNYHPTRVIGQGGFGVVYKGILQNNQIVAIKKSKFCDQSQVAEFINEISLLTTIIHKNIVRLLGFCLETEVPLLVYEYISNDTLFDQIHVQNSLLSWEKRMKIALETANGLAYLHFKTEVPILHRDTAWLSDTRDDITTWANRYICFKWN, translated from the exons ATGGCCCGGGATATCTCTGCAAAGGCTTTCAAGGAAATCCATTCATTTTTCATGGTTGCcaag GTGAAAGGTGGCCTTAATTATCCACTGGTGGTAGAGTGGGAATTGGAAACATGGAAAACTGGAT CAATCTGTGTTGGGCTTCTTGTATTGCTTGTGGGAGGCTCTTTGGCTTTTTGgggattgaagaaaagaaagttcaTCAAACTTAAACAGAAGTTCTTCGAAAGAAATGGCGGATTGCTATTGGGTTCTGTTAAGAATGCCAAAACATTCACTGCGGAAGATCTCAAGAAGGCTACAAACAACTACCATCCAACTCGAGTAATTGGTCAAGGAGGGTTTGGAGTTGTTTACAAAGGTATATTGCAGAACAACCAGATTGTGGCAATTAAGAAATCGAAATTTTGTGACCAAAGCCAGGTGGCAGAGTTCATTAACGAGATAAGTCTTCTTACCACGATTATTCACAAAAATATAGTAAGACTATTAGGATTCTGTCTCGAAACAGAGGTTCCTTTGCTGGTATATGAGTATATAAGTAATGACACTTTGTTTGATCAAATTCATGTTCAAAATTCCTTACTGTCTTGGGAGAAACGAATGAAGATTGCTCTGGAAACAGCAAATGGACTTGCCTATTTGCATTTTAAAACTGAAGTGCCCATTTTGCACAGGGACACGGCGTGGTTAAGTGACACGAGGGATGACATTACTACCTGGGCAAATCGTTACATTTGCTTCAAATGGAATTAA
- the LOC126702044 gene encoding galactinol--sucrose galactosyltransferase-like yields the protein MAPSLSKNAPDVMGLLDSNITLSITLEGSNFLANGHPVLTEVPLNIIATPSPFTTSDKTKNTVGCFVGFDADEPKSQHVVPIGKLKNIRFMSIFRFKVWWTTHWIGSNGKDIENETQMVILDKNDLGRPYVLLLPLIEGPFRACLQHGVDDYVEMCVESGSTSVCGSSFKSSLYMHVGDDPFGLVKEAMKVIRFHLGTFKLLEEKNPPGIVDKFGWCTWDAFYLKVHPNGVYDGVKGLVEGGCPPGMVLIDDGWQSISHDEDPITDQDCMNRTAAGEQMPCRLVKYDENYKFRDYQSPKVPKNKGMGGFIRELKDEFSSIEHVYVWHALCGYWGGVRPNVKGMPECKVITPKLSQGLQMTMEDLAVDKIVNNGVGLVPPELVHKMYEGLHSHLASVGIDGVKVDVIHLLEMLSEEYGGRVELAKAYYKALTASVKKHFKGNGVIASMEHCNDFMFLGTEAITLGRVGDDFWCTDPSGDPNGTFWLQGCHMVHCAYNSLWMGNFIHPDWDMFQSTHPCAEFHAASRAISGGPIYVSDSVGKHNFKLLKSLVLPDGSILRCQYYALPTRDCLFEDPLHDGKTMLKIWNLNKYSGVLGLFNCQGGGWCPQSRRNKSASQFSHLVTCDTSPKDIEWNNGKHPISTKGVDIFAVYMLQEKKLKLLKSSETLEISLKPFCFELLIVSPVTVLPKQIIQFAPIGLVNMLNCGGAIQLVEFDDDENLVRVGVGGSGEMRVFASEKPMSCKIDGVGVEFSYEDKMVTVQVPWPNSSRSSLVEYSF from the exons ATGGCTCCAAGCCTAAGCAAAAATGCCCCAGACGTAATGGGGCTCCTTGACAGCAATATAACCTTGTCCATAACCCTAGAAGGATCAAACTTTCTAGCTAATGGCCACCCAGTCCTCACTGAAGTCCCTTTGAACATCATAGCCACACCATCACCCTTTACCACTTCAGACAAGACCAAGAACACAGTTGGCTGCTTTGTTGGGTTTGATGCCGACGAGCCAAAGAGCCAGCATGTTGTTCCCATAGGCAAGCTCAAGAACATAAGGTTCATGAGTATATTCAGGTTCAAAGTCTGGTGGACTACCCACTGGATTGGAAGCAATGGCAAAGATATAGAGAATGAAACCCAGATGGTGATTTTAGACAAGAATGACTTGGGGCGCCCCTATGTTCTCTTACTTCCACTCATTGAAGGTCCATTCAGAGCTTGTCTCCAACATGGTGTCGATGACTATGTGGAAATGTGTGTGGAGAGTGGGTCCACAAGTGTATGTGGGTCCAGCTTCAAAAGCTCTTTGTACATGCATGTAGGTGATGATCCATTTGGTCTTGTTAAGGAGGCTATGAAGGTTATTAGGTTCCATCTGGGGACCTTTaagcttcttgaagagaaaaaCCCACCAGGTATAGTAGACAAATTTGGTTGGTGTACATGGGATGCGTTTTATCTTAAGGTGCACCCCAACGGGGTTTATGATGGGGTCAAGGGCTTAGTGGAAGGTGGGTGCCCACCAGGCATGGTCTTGATTGATGATGGATGGCAATCAATTTCACATGATGAGGACCCCATCACTGATCAAGATTGCATGAATCGAACGGCTGCAGGTGAACAAATGCCATGTAGGCTAGTAAAATatgatgaaaattataaatttagggACTATCAAAGTCCTAAGGTCCCTAAAAATAAAGGGATGGGTGGGTTTATTAGAGAACTTAAAGATGAGTTTAGTAGCATAGAACATGTGTATGTTTGGCATGCACTTTGTGGATATTGGGGTGGGGTTAGACCCAATGTTAAGGGCATGCCTGAGTGTAAGGTCATTACTCCTAAGTTGTCACAGGGATTGCAGATGACAATGGAAGATTTGGCTGTGGACAAGATTGTGAACAATGGAGTTGGGTTGGTACCACCGGAGCTAGTCCACAAGATGTATGAGGGGCTTCACTCTCATCTTGCGTCAGTGGGAATTGATGGTGTGAAAGTTGATGTCATTCAC TTGCTTGAGATGTTATCTGAGGAATATGGTGGCAGAGTTGAGCTAGCCAAAGCTTATTACAAGGCCTTGACTGCTTCTGTGAAGAAACACTTCAAAGGGAATGGTGTCATTGCTAGCATGGAACACTGCAATGACTTCATGTTCCTTGGAACAGAAGCCATAACACTTGGACGAGTTG GAGATGATTTTTGGTGCACTGACCCGTCGGGGGATCCAAATGGTACATTTTGGCTACAAGGGTGTCACATGGTACATTGTGCCTATAATAGCTTGTGGATGGGAAATTTTATACATCCAGATTGGGACATGTTCCAATCCACTCATCCTTGTGCTGAATTCCATGCTGCATCTCGAGCGATTTCTGGTGGACCAATTTATGTAAGTGACTCTGTTGGAAAACACAACTTTAAGTTACTCAAAAGCCTAGTGTTGCCAGATGGGTCTATTCTGCGATGCCAATACTATGCACTTCCTACTAGAGATTGCCTATTTGAAGACCCCTTACATGATGGGAAAACAATGCTCAAGATTTGGAACCTTAACAAA TACTCGGGAGTTTTAGGACTTTTCAACTGTCAAGGAGGGGGGTGGTGCCCTCAATCCAGGCGAAACAAGAGTGCCTCACAATTTTCACACTTAGTGACCTGTGATACTAGTCCTAAAGATATTGAATGGAACAATGGAAAGCACCCCATTTCCACAAAAGGGGTGGATATATTTGCAGTCTATATGCTCCAAGAAAAGAAGCTGAAGTTGTTGAAGTCATCAGAGACATTGGAGATTTCACTTAAGCCATTTTGTTTTGAGCTTCTTATTGTTTCTCCAGTGACAGTCTTGCCCAAACAAATAATCCAATTTGCTCCAATTGGATTAGTCAACATGCTGAACTGTGGTGGTGCAATTCAGTTAgttgaatttgatgatgatgagaatTTGGTAAGAGTTGGAGTGGGGGGAAGTGGAGAAATGAGAGTGTTTGCATCAGAGAAACCTATGAGTTGCAAGATTGATGGAGTAGGTGTGGAATTTAGTTATGAAGATAAGATGGTCACAGTGCAAGTTCCCTGGCCTAATTCCTCAAGATCATCCCTTGTTGAGTACTCATTTTGA
- the LOC126702045 gene encoding uncharacterized protein LOC126702045 isoform X3, giving the protein MVLEWYVFNISDDVEHNQAPPPPGPSPFLQAVFHPNSHEQPHIKPAVIVPPGMKCSVLGSNNTLYHIAGRSFCASGRDDLVSRFDLTNTKKSRQEFLPPMPNGILSSHALFLGNKLYCLGGYEENKPWAMAYDLSLDRWDSLVDPPDRPKNIDNSFSVALEVPTPTIVVGSTLQPSPLQIYDVHTKCWRRHEFINKDGFYLFPRGQPVAVDSKFYWYEFNYQCLAAFDVVTNEWSLAYVPIHDSHECLLDGEIDSPPRLAHLAGDDFCLFWGSPCQHYEPGAPLDRVTSRLHCLKFRISKVHPKQGSTFRLDASILSCQSYVVPDVKLFFDGFVGDGHLDLGYNCLEV; this is encoded by the exons ATGGTTTTGGAGTGGTATGTCTTTAACATCTCCGACGATGTTGAGCACAATCAGGCTCCTCCTCCCCCTGGTCCTAGTCCATTTCTACAAGCAGTATTTCATCCAAACTCCCACGAGCAGCCGCATATCAAACCCGCAGTGATTGTACCTCCAGGAATGAAGTGTTCCGTTTTAGGATCCAACAACACTTTATACCATATAGCTGGCCGCAGTTTTTGTGCTTCTGGACGCGACGATTTAGTGTCTCGCTTTGACCTTACCAATACCAAAAAATCTAGGCAAGAGTTTCTTCCTCCAATGCCTAATGGCATTTTGTCATCACATGCCCTCTTTCTTGGCAATAAGCTTTATTGCCTAGGTGGTTATGAAGAAAACAAACCTTGGGCCATGGCTTACGACTTGAGTCTTGATAGATGGGACTCTTTAGTGGATCCTCCTGACCGTCccaaaaatattgataatagtTTTTCAGTGGCTTTAGAGGTCCCAACCCCAACTATTGTGGTGGGTTCAACTTTGCAGCCTTCTCCTCTCCAAATCTATGATGTGCATACCAAGTGTTGGAGACGACATGAGTTTATAAACAAGGATGGCTTTTATCTTTTCCCTCGGGGACAACCTGTGGCTGTTGATAGCAAGTTTTATTGGTATGAATTCAACTATCAATGCCTAGCTGCATTTGATGTGGTCACAAACGAGTGGTCATTGGCCTATGTCCCTATACATGACAGTCATGAATGTCTATTGGATGGAGAGATCGATTCACCTCCGCGCTTGGCTCATCTAGCTGGTGATGATTTTTGCTTGTTTTGGGGATCCCCCTGCCAGCATTACGAACCTGGTGCCCCTCTTGACAGGGTCACATCTCGCCTTCACTGCCTGAAGTTTCGTATTTCCAAAGTTCACCCAAAGCAAGGATCAACTTTTCGCTTGGATGCCTCTATCCTGTCATGCCAATCCTACGTTGTGCCTGACGTAAAGCTCTTTTTTGATGGCTTCGTGGG GGACGGTCATTTGGATTTGGGATACAACTGCTTGGAAGTTTGA
- the LOC126702045 gene encoding uncharacterized protein LOC126702045 isoform X2 has translation MSNFGFSTPKSSSSSSASSSSPPSSSTFSLPLSDEDSLPYQKFACILVRGSRMVLEWYVFNISDDVEHNQAPPPPGPSPFLQAVFHPNSHEQPHIKPAVIVPPGMKCSVLGSNNTLYHIAGRSFCASGRDDLVSRFDLTNTKKSRQEFLPPMPNGILSSHALFLGNKLYCLGGYEENKPWAMAYDLSLDRWDSLVDPPDRPKNIDNSFSVALEVPTPTIVVGSTLQPSPLQIYDVHTKCWRRHEFINKDGFYLFPRGQPVAVDSKFYWYEFNYQCLAAFDVVTNEWSLAYVPIHDSHECLLDGEIDSPPRLAHLAGDDFCLFWGSPCQHYEPGAPLDRVTSRLHCLKFRISKVHPKQGSTFRLDASILSCQSYVVPDVKLFFDGFVGDGHLDLGYNCLEV, from the exons ATGTCGAATTTCGGATTTTCAACACCGAAATCATCGTCCTCTTCGTCTGCATCTTCGTCGTCTCCACCTTCTTCATCTACATTCTCACTACCATTGAGTGATGAAGATTCTCTTCCGTACCAGAAATTTGCTTGTATTCTCGTACGAGGTTCTCGTATGGTTTTGGAGTGGTATGTCTTTAACATCTCCGACGATGTTGAGCACAATCAGGCTCCTCCTCCCCCTGGTCCTAGTCCATTTCTACAAGCAGTATTTCATCCAAACTCCCACGAGCAGCCGCATATCAAACCCGCAGTGATTGTACCTCCAGGAATGAAGTGTTCCGTTTTAGGATCCAACAACACTTTATACCATATAGCTGGCCGCAGTTTTTGTGCTTCTGGACGCGACGATTTAGTGTCTCGCTTTGACCTTACCAATACCAAAAAATCTAGGCAAGAGTTTCTTCCTCCAATGCCTAATGGCATTTTGTCATCACATGCCCTCTTTCTTGGCAATAAGCTTTATTGCCTAGGTGGTTATGAAGAAAACAAACCTTGGGCCATGGCTTACGACTTGAGTCTTGATAGATGGGACTCTTTAGTGGATCCTCCTGACCGTCccaaaaatattgataatagtTTTTCAGTGGCTTTAGAGGTCCCAACCCCAACTATTGTGGTGGGTTCAACTTTGCAGCCTTCTCCTCTCCAAATCTATGATGTGCATACCAAGTGTTGGAGACGACATGAGTTTATAAACAAGGATGGCTTTTATCTTTTCCCTCGGGGACAACCTGTGGCTGTTGATAGCAAGTTTTATTGGTATGAATTCAACTATCAATGCCTAGCTGCATTTGATGTGGTCACAAACGAGTGGTCATTGGCCTATGTCCCTATACATGACAGTCATGAATGTCTATTGGATGGAGAGATCGATTCACCTCCGCGCTTGGCTCATCTAGCTGGTGATGATTTTTGCTTGTTTTGGGGATCCCCCTGCCAGCATTACGAACCTGGTGCCCCTCTTGACAGGGTCACATCTCGCCTTCACTGCCTGAAGTTTCGTATTTCCAAAGTTCACCCAAAGCAAGGATCAACTTTTCGCTTGGATGCCTCTATCCTGTCATGCCAATCCTACGTTGTGCCTGACGTAAAGCTCTTTTTTGATGGCTTCGTGGG GGACGGTCATTTGGATTTGGGATACAACTGCTTGGAAGTTTGA